cactctctctctctctctctctcactctctctgtctgtccctgAGCGAACAGCCTGTGTTTGGCTTCTGAAGCGCAGGAAAGTTTCTGGACTCACCAAGGACCAGTGGACATGAGTGACTGACATTCACACTTTCCATCTTATTTTTAATACGAAGACTTTGATGGCTTTGAAGGAGAGCTGCCTCACCTGGGGCTTCCTGCTGTGGTCTGTGACGTGGAGCTCGGCTCTGACTTTTACGCCACATGAAGGATCTTCGGTCAGTCCCGTATTTCATCACATCACTCCACCTGCCACCAAGACGGGGATGAATAGCACTGAAGCCCCCATGAGCAACTATACAGGTTTGTACAGTgacaatattctgttataatgaTATAATGGATGCATATCATCATACAGTGCTATGCAATAATTATCAAATGCACTCAAAAAGTTTTTGCATGTGTTAGTGCATGCTTATAAACTCCTATGTTTTGCATAACTTTTTCAGATAGAGCATGCTCAACCTTCAGCATTTACAgtagacacacaaacaaacacatgcagTTATTGTGAAATTCACGTGTTGGctttaacatttaaaatcttCTTAAGGTTTTACATACAAACAGAGCTTTCATCAATGATTTTCAATCAGATCAGCCTGAACTGCATAGAACTCAGATTTTATTATGATTGGAGAACATATAAAATATCCCAGCCATACATACTTTGACCGTACTTTGCAAATAGTTTATTGATGTTTCCTGACCTAAAGTCAATATGCATGACAGATTTGTGGATCTCTGATATTATCGAGGTAATACATGAGTTTAATTGCAGTATAATGCATCTGTGAAGGTGAGCATCCTCAGGTGTCAGTTACCTTGAGTTTTTTTTGCTCAGGTGAAACAAAGGATGCCTTTTGCCACGTGGCAATGGCGGGCAGTGGGATAGTTGGCAGTTTGTCAGTTCCGTTACAGGGTTGCCAGCTTTGAAACTGAAATGGAGGGGGTTTATCGCCACCGTGGCCATGACAGAATTTGCCCTGCTTTCAGCTTTCAGTGCACTGCAAACCTGAGATAGTCTGAAGTGGATCTGTCCCAGATAAGAACATGCACTGGTCAGATTTCATCCTAAAGTCAAAAGAAgggtatattaatatatttggtTAAAAGAAGATGGTTGCTTACGGACATCAAGAGGCACTTTATCTTTGACAATTTAGCACATTTACCCCAAAATTCTTACTTACATAATGCAAAAATTGTatttactgtaaaacaaaaacaaacaaaaaaataaatgtgtctttttgtttttgcGTGTAACATTGCAAAGCCAGTTAAGCTGAGCTTAATGAGAACAGCACAGGACTGGAACGGGTGTGAACAATAAACACCATCCAGTGACCCTGCCAGCTTAATCACACTGACTCCAGCACAGTCGATATGAGCTCCGTTTGACTTTACAGCGACAGAGGAGATGCACATTGCAGTGATGACAGTTCTCAGTAGGAGAACACAGAAGATGCTGAATCCTCTGTGGGAATGTAGAGGGACTGGAGCAGAGGTGGACTATGGGATAGAGTGAGGGAGAATACACCCTATGGGTACTGATGGAAAGAGAGAAGGGAAAATACTTTCATCTCAGCTCTTGAGGATAACTAAGTACTGTTAACTAAGTCCCAGGAAACCTTTCTTCCACACATTCACTCGCAGACACACTTAAAGCTGTCATTTTGATGGATTTATGCACTTATGAACGTAAGTCTTGATATTGTGAttattgacatttatttttatacttttattctattccattctattctattctattctattctatttagtCACATTATGAAAAATTGATAGCAACAAGTTACactctattttattctatttagtCCAATCATGAAAAAGGGATGGCAAAAAGatgtattctattctgttctgttctattctattctattctattctattctattctattctactctgTGTTGGATTTAGTATGTAAAAGTGACAGCAACAAATGTTATTCTATGAAAAGTGATTAAAGTGTTCTCTTTTTTCTGTTCGattctattcttttctatttaatcaaattatgaaaaagtgttaaCAACAAGTTACATTCtattgtattctattctattctattctctgTTTGAGTAAAGTATTTCTGAAGTCTTAGCAAATTTAAAAAGTGGTGTCTAACCATCTGTGGTTCGTGTTTGCAGGCCTGAGCTGCACATCGCTGCTTCCCCCTCGGCGAGGTTCTTTCTATCTAGAGAAGGGCAGTGGGAGGTTGGTGGGAACTGTTTTGGCGTTCTGGTGCCTCGAGGGGTACCAGCTGGTGGGCAGCGAGAAGATTACCTGTGTCCTGCGTAGCGACACCGCTCAGTGGAGCAACTACCCACCTGACTGTGAGGGTCTGTGTTCACTGCCATCATTTCTGTTTTAAGAGagaaaaactaataagaaatgcaCTCCTGCTAGTTAAATCCCAGTTTTTCAATGTGCACTATTGTGTAAATATGGTAGCCATTCCTAAACCGGAGGACCGTGGGCTGAGAGTGGCCGTGCTGGCATCGGTAGTGAGCAGCATCATCATCCTCGCCATGTCCGTGTCCTTCATCATCTGCTGTCTCCAGGAGCGCATGAGCAAAAAGAGGTCAGAACGGACAGAAGGACGAGGCAGGTATGCACATCTGGGGAGGAAGAGACAAGGGAGCTTAAAATAGGCAAAGAGGATACTAATGATTTCTCTGACTTTCCAGGGTGAGAGACAAGCGCAAATCATCCTGGAGGAGCAAGTGCTGGCTGGAGAGAGACGAAGGAGACTGGGAAGCTGTTCCACCACCTAATATTTACAACCTTTCCCATCATCTTGATCCCCATCTGACCCCTGAGAGCCCGTTCTATATGGAGGGACTAGCTGGTTATGATAACCGCGGGTATCAGAGGTGAGAAAATGAgtattgttaatttaaaaaattaatggaTTAATTGATAATACTTGTCACAATCATCAAATTTCTGGTTCTATTTAAGagacacaattctgagtttataataatgtttttttatgcttccatcacatttccatcacatttttttaatctctcaattctgactttttttgttATTGCAAGTTTGTCACAATTCTGTCAAAACACAGCCAATTCATATTTTTCTGAATTacctttgtatatatatatatatatatatatatatatatatatatatatatttaaattcaaaatgtgttcactgtcacttttgatcattttaatgttcCCTTGCTCACTAAaagcatgcatttttttaatgctatttttgttttgcagGAGTCAGGAAAACCTCCTGAAAGCTCCTCTTCCTGGTCTTTACCGTACAGAAAGTCAGATGTACCCACATGTGGTCCTGCAGAGGGTCCCCACACCCACAGTGCCGAGTGCACCCAGCGCGCCCATCTACCTCCGCCCCAGTGAGCAACCCGCTCTTCCACCGTACCCCAGCGCCGCTCCACAGCATCTGTGGCCATAGAAACACACTTTTCAGAACTGGTGATGGATTATGGCCCCTACGTGGGAATAGCTCCTGGGGTTCAGAAAACCAAGAGAAATGATGGACTCAACCTAGAGCCATCTAGATCCCCTCACACAGCTAGATCTAAATGTTGGACCAGGCTTGGGTCCAAATGTAGTGACATTTAGTGTGTTGCATATGTGAGATTTCTGAATGACTGTTAGGAGGTCTGTTGTGTagttttctgaagatgaaagtTATATAAGGAAAAGTAAGGACTGTGTACTGGTACTGTGATCTGCTCCAGGGTTTATTTCTGTTTGTTAGttagtagtttttatttttgttgcaaAGGATCTGATTACTTGCACTCATAAAAGAACAAAAATGCAACTGTGTCAGGTCACATTGGAGCATCAGTTTAATATTTCTATGTTTTTATACTATGGAAGGGTAGGAGAATTACACTGATGTCCAGAATACGGACATACATTGG
The DNA window shown above is from Carassius carassius chromosome 26, fCarCar2.1, whole genome shotgun sequence and carries:
- the zgc:162331 gene encoding uncharacterized protein zgc:162331 — encoded protein: MALKESCLTWGFLLWSVTWSSALTFTPHEGSSVSPVFHHITPPATKTGMNSTEAPMSNYTGLSCTSLLPPRRGSFYLEKGSGRLVGTVLAFWCLEGYQLVGSEKITCVLRSDTAQWSNYPPDCEAIPKPEDRGLRVAVLASVVSSIIILAMSVSFIICCLQERMSKKRSERTEGRGRVRDKRKSSWRSKCWLERDEGDWEAVPPPNIYNLSHHLDPHLTPESPFYMEGLAGYDNRGYQRSQENLLKAPLPGLYRTESQMYPHVVLQRVPTPTVPSAPSAPIYLRPSEQPALPPYPSAAPQHLWP